In Streptomyces capitiformicae, one genomic interval encodes:
- a CDS encoding LysR family transcriptional regulator, with protein MIEARRLHILRAVADHRTLTAAAAALYLTPSAVSQQLTALEQETGHRLVERGAKGVRLTPAGEILLGHTNAVLAQLERAEAELAAYSSGAAGTVTVASFATGIALVVAPALARLAASAPGIRLRVQDAEGDASLPMVLDRQVDIAVAVEYRGAPAADDPRLTHVPLYAEPFDAVVPVTHRLADADEVPLAELAKDAWIGPYPGNPCHDVVVLACEHAGFRPCLEHSSDDFRAVVALASADAGVALVPRSALRGMDLTGVVVRPVDGVAPTRRVFAAVRRGAEGHPLIRPVLEALGEAGEAAG; from the coding sequence ATGATCGAGGCGCGGCGGCTCCACATCCTCCGTGCGGTGGCCGACCACCGCACCCTGACGGCGGCTGCCGCCGCGCTGTACCTCACACCGTCCGCCGTCTCCCAGCAGCTGACCGCCCTGGAACAGGAGACGGGCCACCGTCTGGTCGAGCGCGGTGCGAAGGGCGTACGGCTGACCCCGGCCGGCGAGATCCTGCTCGGCCACACCAACGCGGTCCTCGCCCAACTGGAGCGGGCGGAGGCGGAGTTGGCCGCGTACAGCTCGGGCGCCGCCGGTACGGTCACCGTCGCCTCCTTCGCGACCGGCATCGCTCTGGTCGTCGCGCCCGCCCTGGCCCGCCTCGCCGCTTCGGCACCCGGCATCCGCCTCCGCGTCCAGGACGCCGAGGGTGACGCCAGCCTCCCGATGGTGCTGGACCGGCAGGTCGACATCGCCGTCGCCGTCGAGTACCGGGGTGCCCCCGCAGCCGACGATCCGCGCCTTACCCACGTTCCGCTGTACGCCGAGCCCTTCGACGCCGTCGTCCCCGTCACCCACCGGCTGGCCGACGCCGACGAGGTCCCGCTCGCCGAACTGGCCAAGGACGCGTGGATCGGACCCTACCCCGGCAACCCCTGTCATGACGTGGTGGTCCTGGCCTGCGAGCACGCCGGTTTCCGGCCCTGTCTCGAGCACTCCTCGGACGACTTCCGCGCGGTCGTCGCCCTTGCCTCCGCCGACGCGGGCGTCGCCCTCGTGCCCCGCTCCGCCCTGCGCGGCATGGACCTGACGGGAGTCGTCGTACGCCCCGTCGACGGCGTGGCTCCCACCCGCCGCGTCTTCGCCGCCGTGCGCCGTGGCGCGGAGGGGCACCCACTGATCCGCCCGGTGCTGGAGGCGCTCGGAGAGGCGGGGGAGGCAGCCGGGTGA
- a CDS encoding sensor histidine kinase yields MSHLRAPAARADRREGGRHGRPATRAVPSLPEIHIRPQLLRLAVLPPTAVALSACAAVLFTVRAGGARPSPTVWAVLAGAAAVALAGIAIAAVAAGRTAKSVRERLGALRQISTKGEDDLRALVDALRRGDQPPARGPRTKSAADADDFELLTADLARAHDSAVTAVVQASQLSSHAGSEQKLEVFVNLARRLQSLVQREISILDDLENEIEDPDLLKGLFHVDHLATRIRRHAENLAVLGGAVSRRQWSNPVSMTEVLRSAIAEVEQYSRVKLVPPVDGTLRGHAVADVIHLLAELVENATVFSAPHTQVLLRANIVTSGLAVEVEDRGLGMPVTEQNKMNALLADPDQVSVASLLQDGRIGLFVVSQLARRHGIQVRLQTNIYGGVQAAFVVPQGLLGSDDQGVAPGDLTQTQPQTPQNTAARHPSAGPRHAQPSTAQRTSAPGPAERPASAQPFRSAPAQAARPTSARSARHGRPDTGSSAASPIRASVPRQQGPDRGNGKHGQGRGTSGLDPLPVRGAREERPNPAEAVPGIRPDERRTVADNTATPPTQRVGGTVRGTMGKPQLPRRRAQQHIVPQLRGGPPPTPRQDPDHYVGHDPGLMAAFQRGIGLAEARQTETSDWDTSDWDTATLDTTPVDLAPPDASSRIDLGHLDTPSRIDLGNTGRADALHTDAVHMELAHMDAPHKDAAQPLGGPTRGATPIAVPPSNLDAAHDLTPPRQDGSTPAG; encoded by the coding sequence ATGTCTCACCTTCGCGCACCGGCCGCACGCGCAGACCGCCGTGAGGGCGGGCGGCACGGGCGACCGGCCACCCGCGCCGTCCCCTCGCTGCCCGAGATCCACATACGGCCGCAGTTGCTGCGTCTGGCGGTCCTGCCCCCCACCGCCGTGGCCCTCAGCGCCTGCGCCGCCGTGCTCTTCACCGTCCGCGCCGGCGGCGCCCGCCCGAGCCCCACCGTGTGGGCGGTGCTCGCCGGAGCCGCCGCGGTGGCCCTCGCCGGCATCGCGATCGCCGCTGTCGCCGCCGGGCGCACCGCCAAGTCCGTACGCGAACGCCTGGGCGCCCTGCGCCAGATCAGCACCAAGGGCGAGGACGACCTGCGCGCGCTGGTCGACGCGCTCCGGCGCGGCGACCAGCCGCCCGCGCGCGGCCCGCGCACCAAGTCCGCCGCCGACGCCGACGACTTCGAGCTGCTCACCGCCGACCTGGCACGCGCCCACGACAGCGCCGTCACCGCCGTCGTCCAGGCCTCGCAACTCTCCAGCCACGCGGGCAGCGAACAGAAGCTCGAAGTCTTCGTGAACCTGGCGCGCCGCCTGCAGTCCCTGGTGCAGCGCGAGATCTCCATCCTCGACGACCTGGAGAACGAGATCGAGGACCCCGATCTCCTCAAGGGGCTCTTCCACGTCGACCACCTCGCCACCCGCATCCGCCGCCACGCCGAGAACCTCGCCGTCCTCGGCGGCGCCGTCTCCCGGCGTCAGTGGAGCAACCCCGTCTCCATGACGGAGGTGCTGCGCTCCGCGATCGCCGAGGTCGAGCAGTACTCCCGGGTCAAGCTGGTGCCGCCGGTCGACGGCACCCTGCGCGGGCACGCCGTCGCCGACGTCATCCACCTGCTGGCCGAACTCGTCGAGAACGCCACGGTGTTCTCCGCCCCGCACACCCAGGTCCTGCTCCGCGCCAACATCGTCACCTCCGGCCTCGCCGTCGAGGTCGAGGACCGAGGCCTCGGCATGCCCGTCACCGAGCAGAACAAGATGAACGCCCTGCTCGCCGACCCCGACCAGGTCAGCGTCGCCAGCCTGCTCCAGGACGGCCGCATCGGCCTCTTCGTGGTATCCCAGCTCGCCCGCCGCCACGGCATCCAGGTCCGCCTCCAGACCAACATCTACGGCGGCGTCCAGGCCGCCTTCGTCGTCCCGCAGGGGCTGCTGGGCAGCGACGACCAGGGCGTCGCCCCCGGCGACCTGACGCAGACCCAGCCCCAGACCCCGCAGAACACCGCCGCCCGGCACCCGTCCGCCGGCCCCCGCCACGCGCAACCCTCCACCGCCCAGCGGACATCCGCCCCCGGGCCCGCGGAGCGACCGGCGTCCGCGCAGCCGTTCCGGTCCGCCCCGGCGCAGGCCGCCCGGCCGACCTCCGCGCGGTCCGCACGTCACGGGCGCCCAGACACCGGTTCGTCCGCCGCGAGCCCGATCCGCGCCTCCGTGCCCCGGCAGCAGGGCCCCGACAGAGGAAACGGAAAACACGGTCAGGGCCGGGGCACCAGCGGCCTCGACCCGCTGCCCGTGCGCGGCGCCCGTGAGGAGCGGCCCAACCCGGCCGAGGCCGTGCCCGGCATTCGCCCCGACGAGCGGCGAACCGTCGCGGACAATACCGCGACGCCGCCGACCCAGCGTGTCGGCGGCACGGTACGCGGCACGATGGGCAAGCCCCAGCTGCCCCGCCGCCGCGCCCAGCAGCACATCGTGCCCCAGCTCCGCGGCGGCCCCCCGCCCACGCCCCGCCAGGACCCCGACCACTACGTCGGCCACGACCCCGGGCTCATGGCGGCGTTCCAGCGCGGCATCGGACTCGCCGAGGCCCGCCAGACGGAGACCTCCGACTGGGACACCTCCGACTGGGACACCGCCACGCTCGACACGACCCCCGTCGACCTGGCACCCCCGGACGCCTCGTCCCGCATCGACCTGGGCCACCTGGACACGCCGTCCCGTATCGACCTGGGCAACACGGGCCGTGCGGACGCCCTCCACACCGACGCCGTCCACATGGAGCTGGCCCATATGGACGCCCCGCACAAGGACGCGGCACAACCCCTGGGCGGACCCACCAGGGGCGCCACCCCCATAGCCGTACCGCCGTCCAACCTCGACGCCGCGCACGACCTCACGCCCCCCCGGCAAGACGGGAGCACACCAGCCGGATGA
- a CDS encoding roadblock/LC7 domain-containing protein, producing MASDAPTGHVSDLDWLMSGLVQRVPHTTSAVLLSCDGLVKSVHGLDPDSADHMAALASGLYSLGRSAGVRFGDGGDVRQVVVELDSNLLFVSTAGAGTCLAVLAGREADAAVLGYEMAMLVKSVRPYLVTQPRQAVQPPAMRP from the coding sequence ATGGCGAGCGATGCGCCGACCGGCCATGTATCCGATCTCGACTGGCTGATGAGCGGTCTCGTGCAGCGCGTACCGCACACGACGAGCGCGGTGCTGCTGTCCTGTGACGGGCTCGTGAAGTCGGTCCACGGCCTCGACCCGGACAGCGCCGACCACATGGCCGCGTTGGCGTCCGGCCTGTACTCCCTTGGCCGCAGCGCGGGTGTCCGTTTCGGCGACGGCGGCGACGTACGCCAGGTCGTCGTCGAACTCGACTCGAACCTGCTGTTCGTCTCCACCGCGGGCGCCGGAACCTGCCTCGCCGTGCTCGCCGGCCGCGAGGCCGACGCCGCGGTCCTCGGCTACGAGATGGCGATGCTGGTCAAGAGCGTCCGCCCGTATCTGGTCACCCAGCCCCGCCAGGCCGTCCAACCCCCGGCGATGAGGCCTTGA
- a CDS encoding GTP-binding protein, which translates to MDYDDSSDPFPTALKILVAGGFGVGKTTFVGAVSEIAPLSTEELLTTVSVATDSLDGVENKVETTVAMDFGRITLDPQHVLYLFGTPGQQRFWFMWDELSEGALGAVILADTRRLEDCFAAVDFFEQRGLGFIVAVNEFDGSFRYEADEVRAALDLDPEIPVVCCDARISSSGVQTLLTLVRHLLAHTPAQLPSHGAHT; encoded by the coding sequence ATGGACTACGACGACAGCTCTGACCCCTTCCCCACCGCACTGAAGATCTTGGTGGCGGGAGGGTTCGGGGTAGGCAAGACGACCTTCGTGGGCGCGGTGAGCGAGATCGCGCCGCTGAGCACGGAGGAACTGCTCACCACCGTGAGCGTCGCGACGGACAGCCTCGACGGCGTCGAGAACAAGGTCGAGACGACCGTGGCCATGGACTTCGGCCGCATCACCCTCGACCCGCAGCATGTGCTCTATCTGTTCGGCACGCCCGGGCAGCAGCGTTTCTGGTTCATGTGGGACGAGCTCTCCGAAGGCGCCCTCGGCGCGGTCATCCTCGCCGACACCCGCCGCCTGGAGGACTGTTTCGCCGCCGTCGACTTCTTCGAACAGCGCGGCCTCGGCTTCATCGTCGCCGTCAACGAGTTCGACGGCTCCTTCCGCTACGAGGCCGACGAGGTGCGCGCCGCCCTCGACCTCGACCCGGAGATCCCCGTCGTCTGCTGCGACGCCCGTATCTCCAGCTCGGGCGTACAGACCCTGCTCACCCTCGTACGCCACCTCCTCGCCCACACCCCCGCGCAGCTGCCCAGCCACGGGGCCCACACATGA
- a CDS encoding GAF domain-containing protein — protein MSYEPRPVGRLLLTPEDHDAPERVRRLRLLGLGEYAEPAFDAFADRLAEVASVPYAMVNFIDGKRQFFAGLHAPRDPTGDADAVLGADRHLARDHGFCPYVVVRRKALVLDDVREYPKFAGNPVVHDHGVRSYLGAPLIDRTGIALGTVCVIDVRPRPWGRTGLETIKAMATELSGQIEGREAFP, from the coding sequence ATGAGTTACGAGCCGCGCCCGGTCGGCCGCCTGCTGCTGACCCCGGAGGACCACGACGCCCCCGAGCGTGTACGGCGGCTGCGGCTGCTCGGGCTCGGGGAGTACGCCGAACCGGCCTTCGACGCGTTCGCGGACCGGCTCGCCGAGGTCGCCTCCGTGCCGTACGCGATGGTCAACTTCATCGACGGGAAGCGGCAGTTCTTCGCGGGTCTGCACGCGCCCCGGGACCCGACGGGCGACGCGGACGCCGTACTCGGGGCCGATCGTCACCTGGCCCGTGACCACGGCTTCTGCCCCTATGTGGTGGTCCGCCGCAAGGCGCTGGTCCTCGACGACGTGCGCGAGTACCCGAAGTTCGCCGGGAATCCCGTCGTCCACGACCACGGCGTCCGCTCCTACCTGGGCGCCCCGCTGATCGACCGCACGGGCATCGCCCTCGGCACCGTCTGTGTCATCGACGTACGGCCGAGGCCGTGGGGCAGGACGGGCCTGGAGACCATCAAGGCGATGGCGACGGAGCTGTCCGGGCAGATCGAGGGGCGGGAGGCGTTCCCGTAA
- a CDS encoding DUF742 domain-containing protein: MAMSGDGPLYDDDAGRLVRPYTVINGRTRPTTALDLLSQVMATGATPLGYLGPEHTTALDLCRAPVSVAEVAAHLKLPAAVTKVLLSDLVDCGALTTKPPAFHHNPTDRSLLEAVLDGLRRQL, from the coding sequence GTGGCCATGTCCGGCGACGGACCCCTGTACGACGACGACGCCGGTCGGCTGGTGCGCCCGTACACCGTCATCAACGGCCGGACCCGGCCGACCACCGCGCTCGATCTCCTCTCACAGGTGATGGCCACCGGGGCGACCCCCCTCGGCTATCTCGGCCCCGAGCACACGACCGCACTCGACCTGTGCCGGGCACCTGTCTCGGTCGCCGAGGTCGCCGCCCACCTCAAGCTGCCGGCGGCGGTCACCAAGGTGCTGCTGTCCGACCTGGTCGACTGCGGGGCACTCACCACCAAGCCCCCGGCCTTCCACCACAACCCGACAGACCGGTCTCTTCTGGAGGCAGTGCTCGATGGACTACGACGACAGCTCTGA
- a CDS encoding glycine C-acetyltransferase, with the protein MFDSVRDDLRATLDEIRAAGLHKPERVIGTPQSRAVNVTAGGRPGEVLNFCANNYLGLADHPEVIAAAHEALDRWGYGMASVRFICGTQEVHKELEARLSAFLGQEDTILYSSCFDANGGVFETLLGPEDAVISDALNHASIIDGIRLSKARRFRYANRDLADLERQLKEATEGGARRKLIVTDGVFSMDGYVAPLGDICDLADRYDAMVMVDDSHAVGFTGPGGRGTPELHGVMDRVDIITGTLGKALGGASGGYVAARAEIVALLRQRSRPYLFSNTLAPVIAAASLKVLDLLESADDLRVRLAENTALFRSRMTEEGFDILPGDHPIAPVMIGDAAKAGRLAELLLERGVYVIGFSYPVVPQGQARIRVQLSAAHSTDDVNRAVDAFVAARAELTA; encoded by the coding sequence ATGTTCGACTCCGTGCGCGACGACCTGCGCGCCACCCTCGACGAGATCCGCGCCGCCGGCCTGCACAAGCCCGAGCGGGTCATCGGCACCCCGCAGTCCAGGGCGGTGAACGTCACCGCGGGCGGCCGCCCCGGCGAGGTCCTCAACTTCTGCGCGAACAACTACCTCGGCCTCGCCGACCACCCCGAGGTGATCGCCGCCGCCCACGAGGCGCTCGACCGCTGGGGCTACGGCATGGCCTCGGTCCGCTTCATCTGCGGTACACAGGAGGTGCACAAGGAACTGGAGGCCCGGCTGTCGGCGTTCCTCGGCCAGGAGGACACGATCCTGTACTCCTCCTGCTTCGACGCCAACGGCGGAGTCTTCGAGACCCTCCTCGGCCCCGAGGACGCGGTGATCTCCGACGCCCTGAACCACGCCTCGATCATCGACGGCATCCGCCTTTCGAAGGCCCGCCGCTTCCGGTACGCCAACCGCGATCTGGCCGACCTGGAACGGCAGTTGAAGGAGGCCACCGAGGGTGGCGCGCGTCGGAAGCTGATCGTCACGGACGGTGTCTTCTCCATGGACGGCTATGTGGCGCCCTTGGGTGACATCTGCGACCTCGCCGACCGGTACGACGCCATGGTCATGGTCGACGACTCGCACGCCGTCGGCTTCACCGGTCCGGGCGGCCGCGGCACACCCGAGCTGCACGGCGTCATGGACCGCGTCGACATCATCACCGGCACCCTCGGCAAGGCCCTCGGCGGCGCCTCCGGCGGTTACGTCGCGGCCCGCGCCGAGATCGTCGCCCTGCTGCGCCAGCGCTCCCGCCCGTACCTCTTCTCGAACACGCTCGCCCCCGTGATCGCGGCGGCCTCGCTCAAGGTTCTCGATCTGTTGGAGTCGGCCGACGACCTGCGGGTCCGGCTCGCGGAGAACACCGCACTGTTCCGCAGCCGTATGACGGAGGAGGGCTTCGACATCCTCCCCGGCGACCACCCCATCGCGCCGGTGATGATCGGTGACGCGGCGAAGGCGGGCCGCCTCGCCGAGCTGCTCCTGGAGCGGGGCGTGTACGTGATCGGCTTCTCCTACCCCGTCGTTCCGCAGGGCCAGGCCCGTATCCGCGTCCAGCTGTCCGCCGCGCACTCGACCGACGACGTGAACCGGGCGGTCGACGCGTTCGTGGCGGCCCGGGCCGAGCTGACGGCCTGA
- a CDS encoding 3-hydroxybutyryl-CoA dehydrogenase has translation MTPHGDNDISRVGVVGGGTMGVGVAEVCARAELDVRVAVSGAASAARARGRLTASLDRALRKERITERQREQILGCVEFTTDRTELADRQLVVECIVEDEPAKLSLFAELDKIVEDPEAILASNTSSLPIMRLARTTDRAGHVIGMHFFNPAPDLPLVELVGSLLTEERTMTRVRAFTADVLGKSTIVSPDRTGFVVNSLLIPYLVSAVRMLESGFASAEAIDLGMVAGCAHPLGPLRLADLIGLDIVASVADALYEEYKEPLFAPPPLLSRMVEGGLLGRKTGRGFYTYQ, from the coding sequence ATGACCCCGCACGGAGACAACGACATCAGCAGGGTCGGAGTGGTGGGCGGCGGCACCATGGGTGTCGGCGTCGCCGAGGTGTGTGCGAGGGCGGAGCTCGACGTACGCGTCGCCGTCTCCGGCGCCGCCTCCGCCGCCCGGGCCCGGGGCCGGCTGACCGCGTCGCTCGACCGCGCCCTCCGCAAGGAACGGATCACCGAGCGGCAGCGTGAACAGATCCTGGGATGCGTGGAGTTCACCACGGACCGGACCGAACTGGCGGACCGTCAACTGGTGGTCGAGTGCATCGTGGAGGACGAACCGGCGAAGCTGTCCCTGTTCGCCGAACTCGACAAGATCGTCGAGGACCCGGAGGCGATTCTCGCCTCGAACACCTCTTCCCTGCCCATCATGCGACTGGCCCGTACCACCGACCGGGCCGGTCACGTCATCGGCATGCACTTCTTCAACCCGGCGCCCGACCTGCCGCTCGTCGAACTGGTCGGCTCCCTCCTGACGGAGGAGCGCACCATGACGCGAGTCCGGGCGTTCACCGCGGACGTCCTCGGCAAGTCGACGATCGTCTCCCCGGACCGCACCGGTTTCGTGGTGAACTCCCTGCTGATCCCCTACCTCGTGAGCGCCGTCCGCATGCTCGAATCCGGGTTCGCATCCGCCGAGGCGATCGACCTCGGCATGGTCGCGGGCTGCGCCCACCCGCTGGGCCCACTTCGGCTGGCAGACCTGATCGGCCTCGACATCGTCGCGTCCGTCGCGGACGCGCTGTACGAGGAGTACAAGGAACCACTGTTCGCGCCCCCGCCGCTCCTGAGCAGGATGGTGGAAGGCGGCCTGCTGGGCCGGAAAACGGGGCGGGGCTTCTACACGTACCAGTGA
- the tdh gene encoding L-threonine 3-dehydrogenase, which yields MKALVKEKAEPGLWLVDVPEPAIGPGDVLIKVLRTGICGTDLHIRSWDGWARQAIRTPLVVGHEFVGQVVETGRDVADIKVGDRVSGEGHLVCGKCRNCLAGRRHLCRATVGLGVGRDGAFAEYVALPAANVWVHRVPVDLDIAAIFDPFGNAVHTALSFPLVGEDVLITGAGPIGLMAAAVARHAGARNVVITDVSEERLELARKVGVSLALNVSDTEIADEQRKLGLREGFDIGLEMSGRPEALRDMIANMTHGGRIAMLGLPSQEFPVDWARIVTSMITIKGIYGREMFETWYAMSVLLEGGLDLAPVITGRYGYRDFEAAFADAASGRGGKVILDWTA from the coding sequence TTGAAGGCGCTGGTCAAGGAGAAGGCGGAGCCCGGGCTGTGGCTCGTGGACGTCCCGGAGCCCGCGATCGGCCCCGGCGACGTACTGATCAAGGTCCTGCGGACCGGCATCTGCGGGACCGACCTGCACATCCGGTCCTGGGACGGCTGGGCCCGACAGGCCATCCGTACGCCGCTGGTGGTCGGCCACGAGTTCGTGGGCCAGGTCGTCGAGACCGGACGTGACGTCGCCGACATCAAGGTCGGCGACCGGGTCAGCGGCGAGGGCCACCTGGTGTGCGGCAAGTGCCGCAACTGCCTCGCCGGGCGGCGCCATCTGTGCCGCGCCACCGTCGGCCTCGGGGTCGGGCGCGACGGCGCCTTCGCGGAGTACGTGGCCCTGCCCGCCGCCAATGTCTGGGTGCACCGCGTTCCGGTCGACCTCGACATCGCCGCGATCTTCGACCCGTTCGGCAACGCCGTGCACACCGCGCTGTCCTTTCCGCTCGTCGGCGAAGACGTCCTGATCACCGGTGCCGGCCCGATCGGCCTCATGGCCGCCGCTGTCGCCCGGCACGCGGGTGCGCGCAACGTCGTGATCACCGATGTCAGCGAGGAGCGGCTGGAACTGGCCCGCAAGGTCGGCGTGAGCCTGGCGCTGAACGTCTCGGACACCGAAATCGCTGACGAGCAGCGGAAGTTGGGCCTGCGCGAGGGCTTCGACATCGGCCTGGAGATGTCCGGCCGCCCCGAGGCGCTGCGCGACATGATCGCCAACATGACCCACGGCGGCCGTATCGCCATGCTCGGCCTGCCGTCCCAGGAGTTCCCGGTCGACTGGGCCCGGATCGTCACCTCCATGATCACCATCAAGGGCATCTACGGCCGCGAGATGTTCGAGACCTGGTACGCGATGTCGGTGCTCCTGGAGGGCGGCCTCGACCTCGCCCCCGTGATCACCGGCCGCTACGGCTACCGCGACTTCGAGGCGGCGTTCGCCGACGCGGCGAGCGGCCGCGGCGGCAAGGTCATCCTCGACTGGACCGCGTAA
- a CDS encoding 3-oxoacyl-ACP synthase III family protein has translation MAETSIGILETGGYVPEAAISSEEVAKKVAVTDSWLTDEWITRKTRIVSRRYAAPGEATSDLAARAAEQALERSGLAATDLDYLIVSTSTGDSPQPPTAHLVQKEIQAYRAACLDINVVCSGFVYALALAQGLVAQRPGSHALVVAAEVYSRFVDFTDRRTAVLMGDGAGAAVVGQVPEGRGFLGFELVGRGDAHGLIRVEAGGSRIPPSAETVADGGHFLRMEGRDVRNFVNENLPPAVRTLTDAHGLTLGDVQHFVPHQPNGVMLDELVEHTGLEKAQNHRTVEQYGNMGSASVAYTLHDANLRGRLGEGDLVLLAGFGGGMSIGAGLLRWGGAR, from the coding sequence GTGGCGGAAACATCGATTGGAATACTGGAAACCGGCGGATACGTGCCGGAGGCCGCGATCTCCAGCGAGGAGGTGGCGAAGAAGGTGGCCGTCACCGACTCCTGGCTGACGGACGAGTGGATCACCCGCAAGACCCGGATCGTCTCCCGCCGGTACGCGGCGCCGGGCGAGGCCACGTCGGACCTGGCGGCGAGGGCGGCGGAGCAGGCACTGGAGCGGTCCGGGCTCGCCGCCACCGACCTGGACTACCTGATCGTGTCGACGTCGACCGGTGACTCGCCGCAGCCGCCGACCGCGCACCTCGTCCAGAAGGAGATCCAGGCGTACCGCGCGGCCTGCCTCGACATCAACGTGGTGTGCAGCGGCTTCGTGTACGCCCTGGCCCTGGCCCAGGGCCTGGTGGCCCAGCGACCGGGCAGCCACGCCCTGGTCGTCGCCGCCGAGGTCTACTCGCGGTTCGTCGACTTCACCGACCGCCGCACAGCCGTACTCATGGGTGACGGGGCGGGCGCGGCCGTCGTGGGGCAGGTGCCCGAGGGGCGTGGCTTCCTGGGGTTCGAACTCGTCGGGCGCGGTGACGCGCACGGGCTGATCCGGGTCGAGGCGGGCGGCAGCCGTATCCCGCCGTCCGCCGAAACCGTCGCGGACGGCGGCCACTTCCTCAGGATGGAGGGCCGCGACGTACGGAACTTCGTGAACGAGAACCTTCCGCCGGCCGTCCGTACGCTGACCGACGCACACGGCCTGACCCTGGGAGACGTCCAGCACTTCGTGCCGCACCAGCCCAACGGCGTGATGCTGGACGAACTGGTCGAGCACACCGGCCTGGAGAAGGCCCAGAACCACCGCACCGTGGAGCAGTACGGCAACATGGGCAGCGCCTCGGTCGCGTACACCCTGCACGACGCCAACCTGCGCGGCCGACTGGGCGAGGGCGACCTGGTCCTGCTGGCCGGCTTCGGCGGCGGTATGTCCATCGGCGCCGGACTGCTGCGTTGGGGAGGGGCGCGATGA
- the ccrA gene encoding crotonyl-CoA carboxylase/reductase has protein sequence MDDVYEAVVNGASSEEMARLSPPSEYLAAYLRAEDTEMFAGVQDKDVRKSLHVGRVPMPELAPDEVLVAVMASSINYNTVWSAMFEPIPTFGFLRRFGRQGGYAARHDLPYHVVGSDGAGVVVQAGSGVRHWRPGDHVVVSPAYVDDQEPATHGDGMMGSNQLAWGFETNFGGLAHYTVVRASQLLPKPAHLTWEEAASNTLCAGTAYRMLISERGARIKVGDVVLIWGATGGLGGYAVQLVRRAGGIPVGVVSSPEKAEVLRRLGCEVIIDRNEIGMGGGEPASPEETIEIGKRLGRRIRKEVGEDPHVAFDYIGRATFGVSVFVVRRGGTVVTCGSSTGYQHQFDNRYLWMNLKRIVGSHIANLQEKAECNRLFELGYLAPMLSTTYSLENVAEAARLVQKNEHIGKVGVLCMAPEKGLGVTDPAMREKIGEDRLKLV, from the coding sequence ATGGATGATGTGTACGAGGCGGTCGTCAATGGCGCCTCTTCCGAAGAAATGGCGCGGCTGAGTCCGCCCAGTGAATATCTCGCCGCTTATCTGCGGGCCGAGGACACCGAAATGTTCGCCGGGGTACAGGACAAGGACGTCCGGAAATCCCTGCACGTCGGCCGGGTGCCCATGCCTGAACTCGCGCCGGACGAGGTGCTGGTCGCCGTCATGGCGAGTTCGATCAACTACAACACCGTGTGGTCGGCGATGTTCGAGCCGATTCCCACTTTCGGCTTCCTGCGCCGCTTCGGCCGCCAGGGCGGCTACGCGGCCCGCCACGACCTGCCCTACCACGTCGTCGGTTCCGACGGCGCCGGCGTGGTCGTACAGGCAGGCAGCGGGGTGCGGCACTGGCGGCCCGGCGACCACGTGGTGGTCAGCCCGGCGTACGTCGACGACCAGGAACCCGCGACCCACGGCGACGGCATGATGGGCTCCAACCAGCTCGCCTGGGGCTTCGAGACCAACTTCGGCGGGCTGGCCCACTACACCGTGGTACGGGCCAGCCAGTTGCTGCCCAAGCCGGCGCATCTCACCTGGGAGGAGGCCGCGTCCAACACGCTGTGCGCCGGTACGGCGTACCGCATGCTCATCAGCGAGCGCGGCGCCCGCATCAAGGTGGGTGACGTCGTGCTGATCTGGGGGGCGACCGGCGGGCTCGGCGGATACGCCGTACAGCTGGTGCGCAGGGCCGGTGGTATCCCGGTCGGCGTCGTCAGCTCCCCGGAGAAGGCCGAGGTGCTGCGCAGACTCGGCTGCGAGGTGATCATCGACCGCAACGAGATCGGGATGGGCGGCGGTGAGCCGGCCTCTCCCGAGGAGACGATCGAGATCGGCAAACGGCTCGGCCGCCGCATCCGCAAGGAGGTCGGCGAGGATCCGCATGTCGCGTTCGACTACATCGGCCGCGCCACCTTCGGCGTATCCGTCTTCGTCGTCCGCCGCGGCGGCACGGTGGTCACCTGCGGTTCCAGCACCGGATATCAGCACCAGTTCGACAACCGATATCTGTGGATGAACCTCAAGCGGATCGTCGGCAGTCACATCGCCAATCTCCAGGAGAAGGCCGAGTGCAACCGGCTCTTCGAACTCGGGTATCTGGCCCCGATGCTCTCGACGACGTATTCCCTGGAAAATGTCGCGGAAGCGGCGCGGCTGGTGCAGAAGAACGAACACATCGGAAAAGTCGGTGTCCTGTGCATGGCTCCGGAAAAGGGGCTCGGTGTCACGGATCCCGCAATGCGGGAGAAAATCGGTGAGGACCGGCTGAAGCTGGTCTGA